The following proteins are encoded in a genomic region of Chitinivorax tropicus:
- a CDS encoding PAS domain-containing protein, with amino-acid sequence MLAYDTSPQPTPPFQQALAMMIVSGMLDHVDLMVLAADVTGQLLFINQQAEDVLGVSRAELAALNYTLLMPAWSHFLLMKTAIPTANADKVWRGELALLTSSGQEVPVRLQVLAHRQASDSPIIHLLFAHSVAGERRKEQALTRAKQVAEMSSEVRGQFLHNIANQVRKPMLELRRNLTTLLQISTLDKEQSELLQRSLGQVATVLRFVDDVVNYVRNDEV; translated from the coding sequence GTGCTTGCATACGACACTTCACCACAACCCACCCCACCCTTTCAGCAAGCACTGGCGATGATGATCGTCAGCGGCATGCTGGATCATGTCGATCTGATGGTGCTGGCCGCCGATGTCACCGGGCAATTGCTGTTCATCAATCAACAAGCGGAAGATGTATTAGGCGTCAGCCGGGCTGAGCTGGCTGCACTGAATTACACGTTACTGATGCCAGCCTGGTCGCACTTTCTGCTTATGAAGACCGCCATTCCAACCGCCAATGCCGACAAGGTCTGGCGCGGTGAATTGGCGTTGCTCACCAGTAGTGGCCAGGAGGTTCCCGTCAGGCTTCAGGTCTTAGCGCACCGCCAAGCCAGTGACAGCCCCATCATCCATCTGTTGTTCGCGCATAGTGTCGCAGGCGAGCGCCGTAAGGAGCAGGCACTGACCCGTGCCAAACAGGTCGCGGAGATGTCCAGCGAGGTGCGTGGGCAATTTCTGCACAACATTGCCAACCAAGTCCGCAAACCCATGCTGGAGCTACGCCGCAACCTCACCACCCTACTCCAGATCAGCACGCTGGATAAGGAGCAGAGCGAGCTGTTGCAGAGATCGTTGGGCCAAGTGGCGACCGTGCTCCGCTTTGTTGACGATGTCGTCAATTACGTCCGTAACGACGAAGTGTAG
- the ruvC gene encoding crossover junction endodeoxyribonuclease RuvC, whose protein sequence is MRVLGIDPGLRVTGFGVIDVIGQARHYVASGCVRTPSDATLPIRLKSIIDGLFAIIDEYRPQQVVVEQVFVNVNPQSTLLLGQARGAAISAAVMRDLPVAEYTALQVKQAVVGHGKAAKEQVQEMVKRLLSLEGYPQSDAADALACALCHANHHGSLVQGLAAKGFRIKRGRLA, encoded by the coding sequence ATGCGAGTTCTCGGAATTGACCCAGGTTTGCGCGTCACGGGTTTTGGTGTCATCGACGTGATCGGGCAGGCTCGCCACTATGTTGCCAGCGGCTGCGTGCGCACGCCGAGCGACGCTACGCTGCCCATCCGTCTGAAATCGATCATCGATGGGCTTTTTGCCATCATCGATGAATACCGGCCCCAACAAGTGGTGGTCGAGCAGGTGTTTGTCAACGTCAATCCACAATCCACCTTGCTGCTTGGGCAGGCGCGGGGAGCGGCGATTTCCGCCGCAGTCATGCGCGATCTGCCGGTAGCAGAATACACTGCGCTGCAAGTCAAGCAGGCGGTGGTTGGCCATGGCAAGGCTGCTAAGGAGCAAGTGCAGGAAATGGTCAAGCGCTTGTTGAGCCTGGAAGGCTACCCACAGTCCGATGCGGCAGATGCCCTGGCCTGCGCGCTGTGCCATGCCAATCATCATGGCTCGCTGGTGCAAGGGCTGGCTGCGAAGGGGTTTCGGATCAAGCGGGGCCGACTGGCCTGA
- the ruvA gene encoding Holliday junction branch migration protein RuvA, with the protein MIGRLSGILVEKQPPQVVVDVSGVGYEVDVPMSTFYVLPHLNEKVTLYTHPVVREDAHLLYGFATKGERETFRQVLKISGIGPKIALAILSGMNADELAIAIAGEDIARLSRIPGIGKKTAERLVLELRGKLSFDAAGGTIPAGSLPLPSAASERSDIINALLALGYNEREAAAAIKGLPGDVGVSDGIRMALKSLAKV; encoded by the coding sequence ATGATCGGTCGCCTGAGTGGCATTTTGGTCGAAAAACAACCTCCGCAGGTTGTGGTGGACGTGTCCGGGGTTGGGTATGAAGTAGATGTGCCGATGAGCACCTTCTACGTCTTGCCTCACCTCAACGAAAAGGTGACGCTCTATACCCACCCGGTGGTGCGGGAGGATGCCCACCTGCTCTATGGTTTTGCCACCAAAGGTGAGCGCGAAACCTTCCGGCAAGTGCTGAAGATATCAGGCATCGGCCCTAAGATTGCGCTCGCCATCCTATCTGGCATGAATGCCGATGAGCTGGCGATTGCAATTGCGGGTGAAGACATCGCTCGGCTCTCCAGGATTCCTGGCATCGGTAAAAAGACGGCTGAACGGTTGGTGTTGGAGCTGCGGGGCAAACTGAGCTTTGATGCAGCAGGAGGTACGATTCCCGCTGGAAGCTTGCCATTACCCTCAGCCGCCTCTGAACGGAGCGACATCATCAATGCCTTGCTGGCGTTGGGTTACAACGAACGTGAGGCTGCCGCAGCGATCAAGGGCCTGCCTGGTGACGTGGGGGTGTCGGACGGAATTCGCATGGCGCTGAAGAGCTTGGCCAAGGTGTGA